In Atopobium sp. oral taxon 416, the genomic stretch AGGCCAAGCTCAGGTTGACCTCCACATAGGCGGAAAGGACATAGAGCACCCAGAACCAGCCGGTGTAGCCGGTAAACACCACATTCGCATCGATGATGCGAAAGGTCAGGGCACCGACGAGCGCTTGGATCATGTTCGAGATCGGGCCCGCTGCCGCGACAAGCGCGTCATCACGGCCGGGATTGCGCAGCCGGTAGGGACTGTACGGGACCGGCTTTGCGTAAGCGAAGACCGGGCCACGCAGCACCACCATGATCAGCGGCAGGATGATCGAGCCAAAGGGATCGATGTGCTTAAGCGGATTGAGCGTGAGTCTCCCCGCTTCCCGTGCGGTCGGGTCGCCCAGTTTATCTGCGGTCCATGCATGGGCAACCTCGTGCACGATTGCAGAGAACATCAAAAGCGCCACCTCAATGACGGCGCTGATCAGAGTCAATAAAGAAAACGAAGTGTACAAGTCCTATCCTTCCTCAGGCTTGGGCACGATCGGCATAGTAGCTCAATAGTTTACTGATAATCATCAGGATTACCCCAGCGATAATGAAGTCACCGCGCAGACTACCCCCAAACGGCAACGGGTATACCAGCATACCCCTTAGGGCGGGAATCAGGAGA encodes the following:
- a CDS encoding site-2 protease family protein — its product is MYTSFSLLTLISAVIEVALLMFSAIVHEVAHAWTADKLGDPTAREAGRLTLNPLKHIDPFGSIILPLIMVVLRGPVFAYAKPVPYSPYRLRNPGRDDALVAAAGPISNMIQALVGALTFRIIDANVVFTGYTGWFWVLYVLSAYVEVNLSLAFFNILPLPPLDGSKLILPLLHGEARDRYYQIQAYALPILFILLYLLPIIFHVDPLGIYLNFTVDNLSNLLLGA